Proteins encoded together in one Columba livia isolate bColLiv1 breed racing homer chromosome 3, bColLiv1.pat.W.v2, whole genome shotgun sequence window:
- the FBXO9 gene encoding F-box only protein 9 isoform X1: MAEAEEDCHSDLVRTDDNERSGEANLQAELQMFRAQWMFELAPGMSSSGLEPLPCRASSRGPGVKSVDGRGKQEIAKEEKAKELFLKAVEEERNGALYEAIKFYRLAMQLVPDIEFKITYTRSPDGDGVGKRCVEDNKEDDKMADLLSDFQQQLTLQESPVKLCQPEVDVSQTHISVLPMEVLMYIFRWVVSSDLDLRSLEQLSLVCRGFYICARDPEIWHQVCLKIWGRSCNKLVPYASWREMFLERPRVRFDGVYISKTKYIRQGEQSLDGFYRAWHQVEYYRYLRFFPDGQVMMLTTPEDPQSIVPRLRTKNTRTDAILLGHYRLSQEMDNQTKVFAVLMKKKEEKPIDYHKYRYFRRVPVQETDHSFHVGLQLCSSGRQRFNKLVWVHHSCHITYKSTGETAVTTFDIDKMYSPLFFARVKSFTAFSEKPL; the protein is encoded by the exons ATG GCAGAGGCTGAAGAAGATTGTCACTCTGATTTGGTAAGGACCGATGACAATGAAAGATCCGGTGAAGCAAATCTTCAG GCAGAGCTTCAGATGTTCAGAGCTCAGTGGATGTTTGAGCTTGCCCCAGGTATGAGTTCTAGTGGGTTGGAACCTCTGCCATGCAGAGCATCTTCGAGAGGACCTGGAGTAAAGTCTGTAGATGGCAGAGGGAAACAGGAGAtagcaaaagaggaaaag GCAAAAGAACTTTTCCTGAAGGCGGTGGAAGAAGAGCGAAATGGGGCCCTTTATGAAG CCATCAAGTTTTATCGTCTAGCCATGCAGCTTGTACCTGACATAGAGTTTAAGATCACCTACACACGGTCCCCAGATGGTGATGGAGTTGGAAAGAGGTG TGTCGAGGATAACAAAGAGGATGACAAAATGGCTGATCTCCTGTCGGATTTCCAGCAGCAGTTAACTCTTCAGGAATCTCCAGTCAAACTTTGCCAGCCCGAAGTTGATGTCAGCCAGACCCATATCTCAG tgtTGCCTATGGAAGTACTAATGTACATTTTCCGATGGGTGGTTTCGAGTGACTTGGACCTAAGATCATTAGAGCAATTATCTCTTGTTTGTCGAGGATTTTACATTTGCGCCAG AGATCCTGAAATCTGGCATCAAGTCTGTTTGAAAATATGGGGCAGGAGCTGCAATAAGCTTGTTCCATATGCCTCTTGGAGGGAAATGTTTTTGGAAAGGCCTCGTGTTCGATTTGATG GCGTATATATCAGCAAGACAAAATACATACGTCAAGGAGAACAATCTCTTGATGGTTTCTATAGAGCGTGGCACCAAGTGGAATATTACAG GTATTTGAGATTCTTTCCAGATGGCCAAGTTATGATGCTAACAACTCCTGAAGATCCGCAATCTATAGTTCCTCGCTTACGGACTAAAAATACAAG AACGGATGCAATCTTGCTTGGCCATTATCGCCTTTCCCAGGAAATGGACAATCAAACCAAAGTATTTGCTgtattaatgaagaaaaaggaagag AAACCAATTGACTACCACAAATACAGGTATTTCCGCCGTGTTCCTGTGCAAGAAACAGATCACAGTTTTCATGTAGGACTGCAGCTGTGCTCCAGTGGGCGACAGAGGTTCAACAAACTTGTCTGGGTACATCATTCTTGTCACATAACTTACAA ATCGACTGGTGAGACAGCTGTTACTACTTTTGACATCGACAAAATGTACAGTCCTTTGTTCTTTGCACGAGTGAAGAGTTTTACTGCATTTTCAGAGAAGCCGCTCTAA
- the FBXO9 gene encoding F-box only protein 9 isoform X2, with translation MAEAEEDCHSDLVRTDDNERSGEANLQAKELFLKAVEEERNGALYEAIKFYRLAMQLVPDIEFKITYTRSPDGDGVGKRCVEDNKEDDKMADLLSDFQQQLTLQESPVKLCQPEVDVSQTHISVLPMEVLMYIFRWVVSSDLDLRSLEQLSLVCRGFYICARDPEIWHQVCLKIWGRSCNKLVPYASWREMFLERPRVRFDGVYISKTKYIRQGEQSLDGFYRAWHQVEYYRYLRFFPDGQVMMLTTPEDPQSIVPRLRTKNTRTDAILLGHYRLSQEMDNQTKVFAVLMKKKEEKPIDYHKYRYFRRVPVQETDHSFHVGLQLCSSGRQRFNKLVWVHHSCHITYKSTGETAVTTFDIDKMYSPLFFARVKSFTAFSEKPL, from the exons ATG GCAGAGGCTGAAGAAGATTGTCACTCTGATTTGGTAAGGACCGATGACAATGAAAGATCCGGTGAAGCAAATCTTCAG GCAAAAGAACTTTTCCTGAAGGCGGTGGAAGAAGAGCGAAATGGGGCCCTTTATGAAG CCATCAAGTTTTATCGTCTAGCCATGCAGCTTGTACCTGACATAGAGTTTAAGATCACCTACACACGGTCCCCAGATGGTGATGGAGTTGGAAAGAGGTG TGTCGAGGATAACAAAGAGGATGACAAAATGGCTGATCTCCTGTCGGATTTCCAGCAGCAGTTAACTCTTCAGGAATCTCCAGTCAAACTTTGCCAGCCCGAAGTTGATGTCAGCCAGACCCATATCTCAG tgtTGCCTATGGAAGTACTAATGTACATTTTCCGATGGGTGGTTTCGAGTGACTTGGACCTAAGATCATTAGAGCAATTATCTCTTGTTTGTCGAGGATTTTACATTTGCGCCAG AGATCCTGAAATCTGGCATCAAGTCTGTTTGAAAATATGGGGCAGGAGCTGCAATAAGCTTGTTCCATATGCCTCTTGGAGGGAAATGTTTTTGGAAAGGCCTCGTGTTCGATTTGATG GCGTATATATCAGCAAGACAAAATACATACGTCAAGGAGAACAATCTCTTGATGGTTTCTATAGAGCGTGGCACCAAGTGGAATATTACAG GTATTTGAGATTCTTTCCAGATGGCCAAGTTATGATGCTAACAACTCCTGAAGATCCGCAATCTATAGTTCCTCGCTTACGGACTAAAAATACAAG AACGGATGCAATCTTGCTTGGCCATTATCGCCTTTCCCAGGAAATGGACAATCAAACCAAAGTATTTGCTgtattaatgaagaaaaaggaagag AAACCAATTGACTACCACAAATACAGGTATTTCCGCCGTGTTCCTGTGCAAGAAACAGATCACAGTTTTCATGTAGGACTGCAGCTGTGCTCCAGTGGGCGACAGAGGTTCAACAAACTTGTCTGGGTACATCATTCTTGTCACATAACTTACAA ATCGACTGGTGAGACAGCTGTTACTACTTTTGACATCGACAAAATGTACAGTCCTTTGTTCTTTGCACGAGTGAAGAGTTTTACTGCATTTTCAGAGAAGCCGCTCTAA